A region of Leishmania panamensis strain MHOM/PA/94/PSC-1 chromosome 33 sequence DNA encodes the following proteins:
- a CDS encoding zinc carboxypeptidase, putative (TriTrypDB/GeneDB-style sysID: LpmP.33.0230): MVQGMLFSSLQSGSTADAMRSLTPKRGSTGVQPPQARSKSWNPPSDRPFLHASSGRFLSKKERRKAWAMFLHKNTHAFSLVVNACRSPLAMREPQVGSALLTFLYNVLRHISGDKQRKAMLLCEKLGIIRVCTLVLQEGKRRLRPGDAVDVAVVASLRACEAAALLFTLGSTFNVKLWTDFRLSQSLESTFFCASITFRLLEAEFARYHASLQLDLHCASIAETHEYAGRHTRKETLTALQRFQSRTQWTCTAFSHFCFTLFAFSGSAATAADLGARGMELCSTAIAMSTFFLTQIAPLVLRGVAYSVSEQTLHPHVGSLTAVDAEHWVPSWVMRLMRRVEFMLLWCVALMQRLTGADKVRLTAAEVALRFHVPRSVVLYLLPRPRQTLQVTPRRECVHVILLLLSALLEADRPATLEDMKDLGGLRGVVASVLALSEKSSHQWHHFYLQLCFMYGYRMLPSWNGRPACYVDGRLPASLRGSFDAAKTPGERSKWSEPLSSSVGAADTRPNASQTCQSSTQPSLTQWVSGSTETALAPLISSPLRAADAGRRGLNKDLLLVDTRPDVFSPELHSGNIDPMSALAAFDSSQLPWPFTEAAPPTTAERWYGTSSRVASAAEDAHLNVPLINVSEEERVRVLRHHIARLVLLDETACDGSPRPHRHKVVFERLSSASPSAAGDAPDAIQQSTDGVEFFSDYESGNLQRAVEVSDGEYDLVLSWDTATNSYTQWFSFGMRHFIPGKTYRFNIVNMEKLGSTFNEGQKPLLLHVPDGATPPGSSAPRPQWTRVGEGIFYFGNAFFRPTRAHYFGKNGETASAPAPTPTSVSLQPRILGVASACTSAPQLGGRAPPPVIAKKRVPVPPQSPSPSTTLPSTLPASAESAALKQKCYFTVTFSVTMPTAVVGTVYLANCFPFTYTELREHLMWLTREVQAYPTRSLLPQCLCWTPGRVQVPLLTVTALRRRGAEEPYTVDEIQRRPIALLVARVHPGETNASWVMQGLLDTLLCPPAEAEEYALHLCDNFVFKVIPMLNADGVIMGNHRCSFAGVDLNRDYVDPKAEQNPTVYAMKQLLRYWTGEEKRKVVMFADFHGHSRAKNFLVYGCTVDTMRGIATHSRLKGRGGGGGGRRRGTRDASSTAPAAAEKVIAALLSQLFPSFSLSQSSFAVTKDKKGSARVVLYDEFGVRMSYGFEATMVGGLVCVPELLRANTGSNDDGAATPVSVVPRKEVHYNPTVFRAMGDVFLRAFSLLFQQWTALTALAVDSRDNYRKCSPNDVLTSVALQLSWSMTAVAGGGSNPPKNPSSPSTREAGAALPRAGPYAAATRGERRAGSPIAAGVSAAPSEAGTVLPVVPVAGQVEALDYLFMADCREGATLVEDGDDNDDEEGNVSGSDISFVDESVDAQLEDDDLAAVARVRQRRGRQAETEDAGNASGVSDHSASLSAGSGSDDQDWSGYDSFTSSAAGESGGNRSSVSSVDEQIPTNLFI; this comes from the coding sequence ATGGTGCAGGGCATGCTGTTCTCGTCTCTGCAGAgtggcagcactgctgaTGCAATGCGTTCGCTCACGCCGAAGCGTGGCTCTACGGGCGTCCAGCCGCCTCAGGCGCGGAGCAAGTCGTGGAATCCCCCAAGTGACCGTCCCTTCCTCCACGCCAGCTCTGGTCGCTTTCTGTCCAAGAAAGAGCGCCGGAAGGCATGGGCGATGTTTCTACAtaagaacacacacgcgtttTCCCTCGTCGTGAACGCCTGCCGATCCCCTTTGGCGATGCGAGAGCCACAGGTAGGGTCCGCGTTGCTCACCTTCCTCTATAATGTGTTGCGGCACATATCGGGAGATAAGCAGCGTAAGGCGATGCTGTTATGTGAGAAGCTTGGTATTATTCGTGTGTGCACGCTAGTGCTCCAGGAAGGGAAGCGCCGGCTGCGTCCCGGCGACGCTGTCGATGTTGCTGTCGTTGCATCTCTCCGCGCGTGCGAAGCGGCTGCTCTGCTCTTCACTCTTGGGAGTACCTTCAATGTCAAGCTGTGGACCGACTTCCGCCTATCCCAGAGTCTGGAGAGCACCTTTTTCTGCGCCTCCATAACGTTCCGGCTTCTAGAGGCAGAGTTTGCCAGGTATCACGCGTCCCTGCAGTTGGACCTTCACTGCGCCTCCATCGCGGAGACACACGAGTACGCGGGTCGTCACACACGTAAGGAAacgctgacggcgctgcaaCGATTTCAATCGCGCACGCAGTGGACCTGCACTGCCTTCTCCCACTTTTGTTTTACACTGTTCGCCTTCTCTGGTAGCGCTGCTACCGCGGCTGATCTTGGCGCGCGTGGGATGGAGCTGTGCTCCACTGCCATCGCCATGAGCACGTTTTTTCTTACGCAAATCGCGCCGCTGGTGTTGAGGGGCGTAGCATACAGTGTGTCCGAGCAGACACTGCACCCCCATGTCGGGTCTCTGACAGCAGTCGACGCCGAGCACTGGGTGCCCTCGTGGGTGATGCGGCTTATGCGGCGGGTGGAATTTATGCTTCTATGGTGTGTGGCGCTGATGCAGCGATTGACAGGTGCCGACAAGGTTCGTCTGACGGCGGCTGAGGTTGCCTTGCGTTTTCACGTGCCGCGCAGCGTCGTCCTTTACCTGTTGCCACGGCCGCGCCAAACTTTGCAGGTGACGCCCCGACGAGAGTGCGTCCACGTAATTCTGCTCCTGCTGAGCGCACTGCTGGAGGCAGACCGCCCGGCCACGCTGGAAGACATGAAGGACCTCGGCGGATTGAGGGGCGTCGTGGCAAGCGTCTTGGCGTTGTCTGAGAAGTCGTCGCATCAGTGGCACCACTTCTACCTCCAGTTGTGCTTTATGTACGGGTACAGGATGCTGCCGTCGTGGAACGGCCGCCCTGCATGCTACGTGGACGGGCGCCTGCCGGCGTCCCTGCGAGGCTCATTTGACGCTGCCAAGACACCAGGTGAAAGGTCGAAGTGGTCGGAAcccctcagcagcagcgtcggcgcagcCGATACGAGGCCGAACGCCTCTCAGACATGCCAGTCGTCGACGCAGCCGTCGCTGACTCAGTGGGTCAGTGGCTCGACGGAGACTGCGTTGGCGCCGCTCATCTCTTCCCCACTCAGAGCAGCGGATGCAGGACGCAGGGGTTTGAATAAGGATCTCCTCCTTGTAGACACCCGCCCAGATGTTTTCTCACCAGAGCTTCACAGTGGCAATATTGACCCGATGTCGGCACTGGCGGCGTTCGACAGCTCACAGCTCCCGTGGCCGTTCACGGAAGCGGCACCACCAACAACGGCGGAGAGGTGGTACGGCACCTCCTCCCGCGTTGCTTCAGCCGCAGAGGACGCGCACCTCAACGTGCCGCTGATCAATGTATCTGAGGAAGAGCGGGTCcgggtgctgcgccaccataTCGCGCGGCTTGTACTGCTGGACGAAACGGCGTGCGATGGTAGTCCGAGGCCGCATCGGCACAAGGTGGTGTTCGAGCGACTGAGCAGTGCGTCGCCGAGCGCGGCTGGCGACGCCCCCGACGCCATTCAGCAGAGCACTGATGGAGTCGAATTCTTCTCAGACTACGAGAGCGGCAacctgcagcgcgccgtTGAAGTAAGTGATGGCGAGTATGACTTAGTCCTATCCTGGGACACCGCCACCAACTCCTACACGCAGTGGTTTAGCTTTGGCATGCGCCACTTCATCCCCGGCAAAACGTATCGCTTCAACATCGTGAACATGGAGAAGCTCGGCTCTACCTTTAACGAAGGCCAAAAGCCACTGCTGTTGCACGTGCCAGACGGCGCAACCCCTCCTGGCTCAAGTGCACCACGACCTCAGTGGACTCGGGTCGGCGAAGGCATCTTTTACTTTGGCAACGCGTTCTTTCGGCCTACGCGTGCGCACTATTTTGGGAAGAACGGGGAGACCGCCAGCGCACCGGCGCCAACCCCAACCTCCGTGTCTCTGCAACCTAGAATACTGGGGGTGGCGAGCGCGTGCACGTCTGCTCCGCAACTTGGCGGTcgtgcaccaccgccggtgaTTGCGAAGAAGCGCGTCCCGGTACCCCCCCaatcgccatcgccgtccacgacgctgccgtcTACCTTGCCCGCATCTGCAGAGtcagcggcgctgaagcAGAAATGCTACTTCACTGTCACCTTCTCTGTTACCATGCCAACGGCAGTAGTCGGAACGGTTTATCTTGCCAACTGTTTCCCTTTCACATACACCGAGCTACGAGAGCATCTCATGTGGCTGACGAGAGAGGTTCAGGCGTACCCAACACGCTCGCTGTTGCCGCAGTGCCTGTGCTGGACACCTGGCAGGGTGCAGGTtccgctgctgacggtgacggcgctgcgtcgccgaggtgctgAGGAGCCGTACACCGTGGATGAAATACAGCGCCGCCCCATTGCGCTGCTTGTGGCGAGGGTGCACCCTGGCGAAACAAACGCCAGCTGGGTCATGCAGGGTCTGCTGGATACTCTTCTTTGCCCGCCAGCAGAGGCCGAAGAATATGCGTTGCACTTGTGTGACAACTTTGTCTTCAAGGTGATACCCATGCTGAACGCCGACGGTGTGATCATGGGCAATCATCGTTGCTCATTTGCCGGCGTCGACCTTAATCGAGACTACGTGGATCCTAAGGCCGAACAAAACCCCACTGTGTATGCcatgaagcagctgctgcgatACTGGACTggcgaggagaagcgcaaggTTGTGATGTTTGCTGATTTTCACGGTCATTCGCGAGCCAAGAACTTTCTCGTGTATGGGTGCACGGTGGACACGATGCGAGGGATTGCAACTCACTCCCGCCTAAAaggcaggggaggaggtggcggcggtcgaCGCCGTGGCACCCGAGACGCGTCCAGCAcggcccccgctgctgcggagaaGGTGATTGCGGCGTTGCTATCCCAACTCTTTccatccttctctctctcgcagaGCTCCTTTGCTGTAACGAAGGACAAGAAAGGCTCCGCGCGTGTTGTGCTCTACGACGAGTTCGGTGTGCGCATGAGCTACGGCTTCGAGGCAACGATGGTAGGTGGCTTGGTCTGCGTTCCCGAGCTTCTGCGAGCGAACACTGGTAGCAacgacgatggcgctgccacaCCGGTGTCGGTTGTCCCTAGGAAAGAGGTGCACTACAATCCCACCGTATTTCGTGCCATGGGAGACGTCTTTCTGCGagccttttctcttcttttccaaCAATGGACGGCGCtcacggcgctggcggtggaCAGTCGCGACAACTACCGAAAGTGCAGCCCGAACGATGTACTCACGTCAGTGGCGCTGCAACTGTCGTGGAGCAtgactgctgttgctggggGTGGCAGTAATCCCCCAAAGAACCCTTCGTCGCCTTCCACAAGGGAGGCCGGCGCGGCTCTCCCTCGCGCGGGACCGTACGCTGCAGCAACccgaggagagcgacggGCGGGGTCTCCGATAGCTGCCGGAGTATCGGCGGCGCCGAGTGAGGCTGGTACCGTGCTACCTGTTGTCCCTGTAGCAGGGCAGGTAGAGGCACTGGACTACTTGTTCATGGCAGACTGCCGCGAGGGGGCAACACTGGTAGAGGATGgggacgacaacgacgacgaggaaggCAACGTGAGTGGCAGCGATATATCTTTCGTGGATGAAAGCGTCGATGCTCAGCTTGAGGATGATGACTTGGCTGCAGTGGCACGCGTGAGACAGAGACGGGGGAGGCAAGCAGAGACTGAAGACGCTGGCAATGCATCTGGGGTTAGTGATCATAGCGCGTCCTTGTCCGCTGGTTCTGGTAGCGACGACCAAGACTGGTCCGGCTATGATTCTttcaccagcagcgccgctggtgaATCTGGTGGTAACCGAAGTAGCGTGAGCAGTGTGGATGAGCAGATCCCTA
- a CDS encoding hypothetical protein (TriTrypDB/GeneDB-style sysID: LpmP.33.0250), whose product MQNTLRANLTPEMRDNMASMLQSALQGDGSIPGGSIGMMAFGMGENEKGKKMARAAKLSYDLKTGKVNKDFVEEQLEPDDISLPKETVEDYHTEGALEVEFVEDQKRADACAGKVETISAAEIEVEPKETTS is encoded by the coding sequence ATGCAGAATACGCTGCGCGCGAATTTGACACCAGAGATGCGCGATAACATGGCGTCGATGCTTCAGTCGGCACTTCAAGGTGATGGCAGCATTCCGGGCGGCTCCATCGGCATGATGGCATTTGGCATGGGTGAAAAtgaaaaagggaagaagatgGCTCGTGCTGCAAAGCTGTCTTACGACCTCAAGACAGGCAAAGTGAACAAGGATTTTGTGGAGGAGCAACTTGAACCAGATGACATCAGTCTGCCAAAGGAAACGGTGGAGGACTACCATACCGAGGGTGCGTTGGAGGTTGAGTTTGTCGAGGATCAGAAGAGGGCTGATGCCTGCGCTGGAAAAGTCGAGACCATCTCCGCAGCTGAGATTGAAGTCGAACCGAAGGAAACCACGTCATAG
- a CDS encoding palmitoyl acyltransferase 2, putative (TriTrypDB/GeneDB-style sysID: LpmP.33.0260) has product MVCCCERSWSDIVVVAALVCTTMYSAHSFYTYLFPNTLEALATAFLQPFTDVSADGLLGKSGAKNSTSGMNKRWSRVSSMSTTTLRDVKLWGWLLFLTSVFLLLMDMWAYTMAVIVPPGRVPAVFRQRATKSASLALCTFYEPLASSDASAALYPHGRTGVSTQKHGRLRTFGAHAAIEEGSSQSAHSPTDAAAPLTQAPREQFFFNPKANSYTSVQNNYLNFCPICATYKPPRTHHCSRCNCCVLKYDHHCPWLGQCVGFFNYKNYLLTLLYTWLLTAWALALLSIAIVVYVLDAKKNLFGLSPLSYAAAGASTAAPLPRTGLGVGSNIVEEFDVGPPFFGVMVCIAQCILFFAMTTYLLKRHFTYVRHNITTIDMVIYENERRLFSHGTSGDSDAEANATMSRSDVNPAAYGVRTFQSYIRRNIYDLGIQRNLLQVFGDAQLSNPGEDINGNPLPRRCYTDWMESDIPRHQHFVVRWFFRLLPTAAYPPQRTWALFDMSTHSASSSIHIAARSHARYGTVPGQAEGADAATPGREKGGSLLTELGVEEEQLLGLRFPTRSSMGLRFDEEL; this is encoded by the coding sequence atggtgtgctgctgcgaacGTAGTTGGAGCGATATAGTGGTGGTcgcggcgctggtgtgcacCACCATGTACTCCGCCCATAGCTTTTACACATATTTGTTCCCAAATACTCTCGAGGCCCTCGCTACCGCTTTTCTACAGCCGTTCACCGATGTGAGTGCCGATGGATTACTAGGCAAGAGCGGAGCCAAAAATTCTACGTCAGGAATGAACAAGCGCTGGTCACGTGTGTCATCGATGAGCACGACAACGCTGCGTGATGTGAAGTTGTGGGGCTGGCTGCTCTTTCTCACATCTGTGTTTCTGTTGCTGATGGATATGTGGGCATACACTATGGCTGTCATTGTTCCACCTGGTCGAGTGCCGGCTGTGTTTCGCCAACGTGCAACCAAGAGCGCATCACTCGCGCTGTGCACGTTCTACGAGCCGCTGGCTAGCTCTGATGCGTCGGCGGCACTCTACCCACACGGCAGGACTGGCGTCAGTACCCAGAAGCACGGGCGACTGCGGACATTTGGGGCCCATGCGGCCATAGAGGAGGGGAGTAGTCAGTCGGCTCACTCACCAAcggacgccgccgcaccgctgACTCAGGCTCCACGCGAGCAGTTTTTCTTTAATCCCAAGGCAAATAGCTACACAAGCGTCCAGAACAACTATCTGAATTTCTGTCCGATATGCGCCACCTACAAGCCGCCCCGCACCCATCACTGCAGCCGCTGTAACTGCTGTGTTCTCAAATACGATCATCACTGCCCGTGGCTAGGCCAGTGCGTTGGCTTCTTCAACTACAAAAACTACCTACTCACGCTTCTTTACACGTGGCTGCTCACGGCGTGGGCACTGGCGCTTCTGTCGATTGCGATCGTCGTCTACGTGCTCGACGCGAAAAAAAACCTTTTCGGGCTTTCACCACTGTCgtacgctgctgcaggggcATCAACGGCGGCACCACTACCGCGCACGGGCCTCGGTGTCGGTTCCAACATCGTCGAGGAGTTCGACGTCGGCCCCCCATTTTTCGGCGTCATGGTGTGCATCGCGCAGTGCATATTGTTCTTTGCCATGACCACATACCTACTGAAGCGGCACTTTACGTATGTGCGACACAACATTACCACCATTGACATGGTGATCTACGAGAATGAGCGAcgtctcttctctcacgGAACATCAGGGGACTCTGACGCCGAAGCAAACGCGACGATGTCGAGAAGCGATGTAAACCCAGCCGCCTACGGTGTGCGAACATTCCAGTCGTACATACGCCGGAACATTTATGATCTCGGCATACAGCGCAATCTCCTGCAGGTCTTCGGTGATGCTCAGCTGAGCAACCCTGGCGAGGACATCAATGGTAACCCGCTGCCACGCCGGTGCTACACGGACTGGATGGAGAGCGACATTCCACGGCACCAGCACTTTGTGGTGCGCTGGTTCTTCCGTCTTTTACCGACGGCTGCGTacccgccgcagcgcacgtGGGCGTTGTTTGACATGTCCACTCACTCAGCTAGCAGCTCCATCCACATAGCAGCGCGAAGTCACGCCCGCTACGGCACAGTACCGGGACAGGCGGAAGGCGCTGACGCAGCCACGCccggcagagagaaaggaggctCGTTACTCACTGAACTgggggtagaggaggagcaacTGCTCGGGCTTCGTTTCCCCACACGATCATCCATGGGCTTACGCTTTGATGAAGAGCTGTGA
- a CDS encoding hypothetical protein (TriTrypDB/GeneDB-style sysID: LpmP.33.0240), whose product MSSTGLIVRQLIAWFAGVLPICFYLALAVVCGLHRRWISFAFSVALMLALLVSVVLNCVAIISTILLTRSRTNFAQRVKKIPGETLWDSLYLEGSAPVCANPQIDLFDVDGNETRMISRQSDEAVLSSIRESTTVSLNTVKSQSFSPSVLGSSRASVNPLCPPLHPAAAVRVVPQESVQPRREASVTQLEETFMLSPPSALEHRFMRDRTSAAFTSPPLGPSTPQSYPEERPSADRNLSGSFERSVCERKDNAQQFAAQLYEPLHAPTGVRRTPEASAIPSIHDTNSSKFFCTAFMMPFVSLYMTIILTILTLVGSLMFEYDTHCLFLASPALGVPWLWVNLLPVRNAFQNTSENAQNFHGRLVCALTHWLFMIAISIVSLGVFVAAFMLEVVYWPPYRIDGEATPRSIRVLSYLAPVLVMAIMGIVFSNLESMHSTSGECGESGPLVAEAVPVTTDYRGCPPAQVTTRVLTPGLLPGDCGGEALPFAGLGNLTGTSLTDSVGVVSVAVVCASAQSTVVTPNLAPMSNGEPVATLSSILRSATGGSAFIPLINKTSITMLPRSKGFRHGIQLSSNGSSDLQKGSHPATTMTSVPQLKTVTMLYVAYRDICDGGDSTMASTFKASHQKGSVAASRNQLQAVSVNFEVMMEALEDAREQGSADANAYVLTAYEDAICLVWGLIPFRSDPVLLAIEKAIQIMEAFKSRPKPPPSFSCEQRELVAAVVSVPYSLVGLIGSGAFRSIHFFNPRQHVLGAQMLRRGTAMYCRLPSVQASLDEPENPFHCILLDGRSWSSTASHVLARPCGICRSYGLGADAKQPNQRSSPLNVTTNPTRQEFLITYNFMEMVQAKEEEWHLVVQRQEHLGAKFNFLSEAVQRLHQGDQSGACKVLRDAMQSAASNSDADNITLAQMLLEDLECAEDGGPHDM is encoded by the coding sequence ATGTCCTCCACAGGCCTCATCGTGAGGCAGCTCATCGCCTGGTTTGCTGGCGTGCTGCCAATTTGCTTTTACCTGGCGCTGGCAGTGGTTTGTGGGCTTCACCGGCGGTGGATTTCGTTCGCTTTCTCCGTCGCCTTGATGCTCGCGTTGCTTGTGTCGGTCGTACTGAACTGCGTCGCCATCATCTCCACCATTTTGCTGACGCGGTCTCGCACAAATTTTGCGCAACGCGTGAAGAAGATTCCAGGCGAGACGCTGTGGGACTCCCTGTACCTGGAGGGTTCCGCTCCGGTGTGTGCAAATCCGCAGATCGATCTTTTCGATGTCGATGGGAACGAGACCCGCATGATCAGCCGGCAGTCTGACGAGGCTGTCTTGTCGAGCATTCGCGAGTCGACCACTGTCAGCCTCAACACTGTTAAAAGCCAATCATTTTCGCCGAGCGTTCTGGGGAGTAGTCGCGCTTCAGTCAACCCTTTGTGCCCGCCGTTGcatcctgccgctgctgtgcgtgttgtGCCTCAGGAATCCGTGCAGCCTCGTCGCGAGGCCTCCGTgacgcagctggaggagacgTTCAtgctgtcgccgccctcCGCATTGGAACATCGTTTTATGAGGGACAGGACTTCAGCCGCTTTCACGTCCCCGCCACTGGGGCCAAGTACCCCGCAGTCGTACCCAGAGGAACGCCCCAGTGCTGACAGAAACCTCAGCGGGTCTTTCGAGCGTTCAGTGTGCGAGCGGAAGGATAATGCACAGCAGTTCGCGGCTCAGTTGTACGAGCCTTTACACGCTCCTACCGGCGTCCGGCGCACGCCTGAGGCCTCTGCGATCCCTTCTATCCACGATACCAACTCTTCTAAGTTTTTCTGCACGGCATTCATGATGCCGTTCGTCTCGCTGTACATGACAATTATTCTCACCATCCTCACACTCGTCGGCTCTTTAATGTTCGAGTATGACACTCATTGCCTCTTCCTAGCCTCTCCTGCACTCGGCGTGCCGTGGCTATGGGTAAACCTCCTGCCTGTGAGGAATGCTTTTCAGAATACCTCGGAGAACGCACAGAACTTCCACGGTCGTCTGGTGTGCGCCCTCACTCACTGGCTGTTCATGATTGCCATTTCCATTGTCTCACTTGGCGTGTTCGTCGCAGCCTTCATGCTCGAAGTTGTGTATTGGCCTCCGTACCGCATTGACGGCGAGGCCACGCCACGTTCGATTCGTGTGCTGAGCTACCTCGCCCCGGTTCTCGTTATGGCCATTATGGGGATCGTTTTCAGCAACCTTGAGTCGAtgcacagcaccagcggAGAGTGTGGTGAAAGTGGCCCGCTGGTGGCAGAAGCGGTGCCTGTGACGACGGATTACCGCGGTTGTCCACCAGCGCAGGTGACGACGCGAGTTCTCACACCCGGACTCCTACCAggcgactgcggcggtgaggcgtTGCCCTTTGCGGGCCTAGGCAACCTCACTGGCACCTCTCTCACTGACAGCGTGGGTGTCGTgtcggtggcagtggtgtgcGCAAGTGCGCAGTCCACTGTAGTGACCCCCAACTTGGCTCCAATGTCGAATGGAGAGCCTGTTGCGACTCTGTCTTCGATTCTGCGGTCCGCGACGGGGGGTAGCGCTTTCATTCCCCTTATCAACAAGACATCGATCACGATGCTGCCGCGGAGCAAAGGTTTCCGGCATGGTATCCAGTTGTCCAGCAACGGAAGCTCTGATCTCCAGAAAGGTTCTCACCCAGCGACCACCATGACGTCCGTCCCGCAGCTGAAGACGGTGACGATGCTGTATGTTGCCTACCGCGACATCTGCGATGGTGGCGACAGTACCATGGCAAGCACTTTCAAGGCATCCCACCAGAAGGGCAGCGTGGCTGCCAGTCGCAACCAGCTGCAGGCTGTGTCGGTCAACTTCGAGGTCATGATGGAGGCTCTCGAAGACGCCAGAGAGCAGGGCAGTGCGGACGCGAACGCCTACGTGCTTACAGCATATGAGGATGCGATTTGCCTGGTCTGGGGGCTCATTCCTTTTCGTAGCGATCCGGTGCTCTTGGCGATTGAAAAGGCGATTCAAATTATGGAGGCCTTCAAGAGTCGCCCGAAGCCACCGCCAAGTTTCAGCTGCGAGCAGCGGGAACTGGTCGCGGCTGTGGTATCCGTTCCATATTCGCTTGTGGGCCTCATCGGCTCCGGCGCATTCCGCAGTATCCACTTCTTCAATCCGCGCCAGCATGTGCTGGGAGCGCAGATGCTACGTCGTGGCACCGCCATGTACTGCCGTCTTCCCTCCGTACAGGCTTCTCTCGATGAACCAGAGAACCCATTTCATTGCATCTTGCTGGATGGGCGGTCGTGGAGCAGTACGGCAAGTCATGTCCTGGCACGACCGTGTGGCATCTGCCGGAGCTACGGACTTGGCGCAGACGCGAAGCAGCCGAATCAGCGCAGCTCTCCTCTTAACGTAACCACGAATCCGACAAGGCAGGAGTTTCTCATTACGTACAACTTTATGGAGATGGTGCAagccaaggaggaggagtggcatctcgtggtgcagcggcaaGAGCACCTCGGCGCGAAATTTAACTTCCTCTCCGAGGCGGTTCAGAGGCTCCACCAGGGTGACCAGAGCGGCGCGTGCAAGGTACTCCGAGACGCAATGCAGAGTGCGGCCTCCAACAGTGACGCCGACAACATCACCCTCGCCCAGATGTTGCTCGAAGATTTGGAGTGCGCAGAGGACGGAGGGCCGCACGATATgtag